From Tiliqua scincoides isolate rTilSci1 chromosome 2, rTilSci1.hap2, whole genome shotgun sequence, the proteins below share one genomic window:
- the USH1G gene encoding pre-mRNA splicing regulator USH1G: MNDQYHRAARDGYLDLLKEATKKELNSPDEDGMTPTLWAAYHGNLDALRLIVSRGGDPDKCDIWGNTPLHLAAANGHLNCLSFLVSFGANIWCLDNDYHTPLDMAAMKGHMECVRYLDSIAAKQSGLNPKLVGKLKDKAFKDAEKRIKDCVKMQKKHHERMEKRYKKEISDHSDTMSFSSYSSSTLSRRLQQMSMMTSLPYSQATIHGTAKGKTKIQKKLEKKKQIDGTFKIYEDGRKSVRSLSGLQLGNDVMFVKQGTYVSPKEWTRRNIRDMFLTEEDTVSRAISDPGLHMDSAHSEVSTDSGHDSLFNRPGLGTMVFRRNYVSSGLFGIGQDDPSMLGEGSMERIGAKLHNRLQRSPSLNDSIGSANSLQERNVEELPWDEVELGLDDDIEPDTSPLETFLASLHMFEFISILKREKIDLEALMLCSDNDLKSISIPLGPRKKILDAVQRRKQTLENPHIIEDTDL; the protein is encoded by the exons ATGAATGACCAGTACCACCGAGCAGCCAGGGATGGCTACCTGGACTTGCTAAAGGAAGCGACCAAGAAGGAACTAAACTCACCTGATGAGGATGGCATGACCCCTACCCTATGGGCTGCCTATCATGGCAACTTGGACGCCTTAAGGCTGATAGTTAGCAGAGG GGGTGACCCAGACAAATGCGATATCTGGGGGAACACACCTCTTCATCTTGCAGCAGCCAACGGTCATCTGAATTGCCTCTCCTTCCTGGTGTCTTTTGGGGCCAACATCTGGTGTTTGGACAATGACTACCACACACCACTGGACATGGCTGCCATGAAGGGTCACATGGAGTGTGTGCGCTATTTGGACTCTATTGCTGCCAAGCAAAGCGGCCTCAATCCCAAGCTGGTGGGCAAGCTGAAGGACAAAGCCTTCAAGGACGCAGAGAAGCGTATCAAGGACTGTGTAAAGATGCAAAAAAAGCATCATGAACGAATGGAGAAGAGGTACAAGAAGGAGATTTCTGATCACTCAGACACAATGAGCTTTTCTAGCTATTCCAGCAGCACTTTGAGCAGGAGGCTCCAGCAGATGTCCATGATGACTTCTTTGCCATATTCTCAGGCCACCATACATGGCACAGCCAAGGGCAAGACCAAAATTCAGAAAAAGCTTGAGAAAAAGAAACAGATCGATGGAACATTCAAAATCTATGAAGATGGGAGAAAAAGTGTGAGATCCTTGTCTGGCTTACAGCTGGGCAACGATGTCATGTTTGTAAAGCAGGGCACCTACGTTAGTCCAAAGGAGTGGACACGGCGCAACATTAGGGACATGTTTCTAACTGAAGAAGATACCGTCTCCCGTGCCATAAGTGACCCAGGTTTGCACATGGACTCGGCCCACTCTGAGGTCAGCACTGACTCTGGTCATGACTCTTTGTTCAATCGCCCTGGGCTTGGCACTATGGTTTTCCGGAGGAACTATGTCAGCAGTGGACTATTTGGGATTGGTCAGGATGATCccagcatgctgggggagggcagtATGGAAAGGATAGGTGCTAAACTGCACAACCGCCTGCAGCGCTCGCCAAGTCTCAATGACAGCATTGGCAGTGCCAACAGCCTGCAGGAGAGGAATGTGGAGGAACTGCCATGGGATGAGGTGGAACTGGGCCTGGATGATGACATTGAACCTGACACCAGCCCCCTGGAGACCTTCCTAGCTTCCTTACACATGTTCGAGTTCATTTCCATCCTCAAGAGGGAGAAGATAGATCTGGAAGCTCTTATGTTGTGTTCGGACAATGATCTGAAAAGCATCAGCATTCCACTGGGCCCAAGGAAAAAGATTCTAGATGCTGTCCAGAGGAGGAAACAGACTTTGGAGAATCCTCATATCATAGAAGACACTGATCTGTAA